In a single window of the Acidobacteriota bacterium genome:
- a CDS encoding glycosyltransferase: MKVPRVALFADSYDQVNGAAMTLRRLVDYAEAHEFPFICFFDTEKKKETHRGSVIEFPVRHSFLSIDLDKGLNFDPLFLRHFRRVARELERFRPDLIHITGVNDISILGVLLSEKFDLPMMATWHTNVHEFGSRRLVKHLWFMPKRTRARIGEFVEKKIFDWAMLYHKIPQLTLAPNPEIVEQLEKRTGRAAGLMERGVDCEAFDTAFRNVDDGIFRFGYVGRLQAEKNVRLLAEVARGVPFELKDKVRFLIVGDGAELGFLRENIPNAELPGFLRGRDLAAAYANIDVFLFPSETDAFGNVVLEANASGVPAVVLDKGGPKFLVRHGVNGMVAHSFNEFVEHAIALLRSPSLVKEMKRRSREIAIERSWDQIFRGVYSAYEECLEIRRSSRARAAASGSVPAEIPRPTR; encoded by the coding sequence ATGAAAGTTCCCCGCGTCGCATTATTTGCGGATTCCTATGATCAAGTAAACGGGGCGGCGATGACTCTTCGCCGCCTCGTTGACTATGCGGAAGCCCACGAATTTCCATTCATCTGCTTTTTTGACACCGAAAAGAAGAAGGAAACACACCGAGGCAGCGTCATCGAATTCCCCGTTCGCCACTCATTCTTATCCATCGATCTCGACAAAGGCTTAAACTTCGATCCGCTCTTTCTTCGCCACTTTCGCCGAGTGGCTCGGGAGTTGGAAAGATTCCGTCCCGACCTGATACATATCACGGGCGTGAACGACATCAGCATTCTTGGGGTCCTTCTGTCCGAAAAATTCGATCTGCCGATGATGGCCACATGGCATACAAATGTACATGAATTTGGCTCAAGGCGACTGGTGAAACACCTGTGGTTCATGCCCAAACGGACGCGTGCGAGAATAGGTGAGTTCGTTGAGAAGAAGATCTTTGACTGGGCAATGCTCTATCACAAGATACCTCAATTGACGCTGGCACCGAATCCGGAGATCGTGGAACAGCTTGAAAAGCGGACCGGCCGCGCCGCCGGCTTGATGGAACGCGGCGTGGACTGCGAAGCATTTGACACCGCGTTCCGAAATGTTGACGACGGCATATTTCGCTTCGGCTACGTCGGCCGCCTGCAGGCGGAAAAGAACGTAAGGCTGCTCGCCGAAGTTGCGCGGGGCGTTCCGTTCGAGTTGAAGGATAAGGTTCGTTTCCTGATAGTAGGTGATGGTGCCGAATTGGGATTCTTGAGGGAGAACATACCGAATGCTGAGTTGCCCGGATTCTTAAGAGGCAGAGATCTCGCGGCCGCATACGCGAACATCGATGTATTTCTATTTCCCTCCGAGACCGACGCCTTCGGCAACGTCGTTCTGGAGGCGAATGCATCGGGCGTTCCCGCCGTCGTCCTGGACAAAGGAGGGCCCAAATTCCTCGTGCGGCACGGCGTGAACGGCATGGTGGCACATTCGTTCAACGAGTTCGTCGAGCACGCGATCGCCCTGCTCCGTTCCCCATCGCTGGTCAAGGAGATGAAACGCCGTTCCCGTGAGATCGCGATCGAGAGAAGCTGGGATCAGATCTTTCGCGGCGTGTATTCCGCATACGAAGAATGCCTCGAGATACGACGTTCGTCGCGTGCACGTGCGGCAGCGAGCGGTTCCGTGCCTGCCGAAATACCAAGACCAACCCGTTAG